A portion of the Girardinichthys multiradiatus isolate DD_20200921_A chromosome 23, DD_fGirMul_XY1, whole genome shotgun sequence genome contains these proteins:
- the LOC124860229 gene encoding protocadherin gamma-A2-like, giving the protein MEWRVLTLFSVVVLDSVIARISYSIPEEMPRGSLVGYIAQDLGLEIKRFISGKARIYSRNTEEYMELNRERGVILVKERIDREALCAETTVCALDFQIILENPMEFYTVTVQITDINDNAPTFEKSEMTFRISESAVTETKFVLERAVDHDVEMNGVQRYELIPMDNFVLKVHNKADGNKNVEMVLQKPLDREKQEQINLVLTAVDGGEPQMSGTMQIFITVLDANDNAPVFTQKTYKATVTENSAIDTVVAAVTATDADEAPNSKITYSITNMQGNVRNIFKVNLENGDVSLLGNIDFEKNKRFQINIGATDDGGLTDFCELIVDVLDINDNKPEINIMSKSNVISEDAELNTVVTMINTEDRDSGENGNIKCYLNENVPFILKSSTENFYSLLTDSELDRERASEYNITVTCSDEGVPSLSSSVTLTLQISDVNDNAPVFERSSYEAYIVENNTPGLSIFTVKATDADWNQNARVSYILEDSSVNGVPVSSYVSVSADSGVIHAVRSFDYEQIKDFHFRIKAQDGGSPPLSNNVTVKILIQDQNDNPPQVLYPVQTGGSVVAEMVPRSADVGYLVTKVVAVDVDSGQNAWLSYKLQKATDRALFEVGLQNGEIRTIRQVTDKDAVKQRLTVIVEDNGQPSRSATVIVNVAVADSFPEVLSEFTDFPHDKEYNDNLTFYLVLALAVVSFLFITCLVVIISVKIYRWRQSRILYHSSLPVIPYYPPRYSDTLGTGTLPHVYNYEVCRTTDSRKSDNKFGGAGGQNVLIMDPSSTGTMQRIQSEKNILDEPDSPLEVS; this is encoded by the coding sequence ATGGAGTGGCGAGTATTGACGTTGTTCTCGGTTGTTGTCCTCGACTCGGTGATTGCGCGCATAAGCTATTCTATTCCGGAGGAAATGCCAAGAGGATCTTTGGTAGGATATATTGCGCAAGATTTGGGTTTAGAGATTAAACGTTTTATATCAGGTAAAGCACGGATCTATTCCAGAAATACTGAGGAGTACATGGAGCTGAACAGAGAAAGAGGAGTCATTCTCGTTAAGGAGAGAATCGACAGGGAGGCACTGTGCGCAGAGACCACGGTTTGTGCTTTAGATTTTCAGATTATTCTGGAAAATCCTATGGAATTTTACACAGTTACTGTCCAGATTACAGATATTAATGATAATGCACCGACATTTGAAAAAAGTGAAATGACATTTAGAATCAGCGAGTCAGCTGTGACAGAGACCAAGTTTGTGTTAGAAAGGGCGGTGGATCATGATGTTGAAATGAATGGTGTTCAAAGATACGAGTTAATACCGATGgataattttgttttgaaagtgCACAATAAAGCCGATGGTAACAAAAATGTAGAGATGGTGTTACAGAAGCCTTtagacagagaaaaacaagagcaGATAAATCTGGTTTTGACGGCTGTGGATGGAGGAGAGCCGCAGATGTCAGGAACGATGCAgatttttattacagttttagATGCTAATGATAATGCTCCAGTTTTTACTCAGAAAACATACAAAGCTACAGTTACTGAAAATTCAGCGATAGATACCGTCGTTGCTGCGGTTACAGCAACAGATGCGGATGAGGCACCTAATAGTAAAATAACATATTCAATTACTAATATGCAAGGAAATGTTAGGAATATTTTTAAGGTAAACCTGGAAAACGGTGACGTTTCTCTGTTAGGAAACATTGATTTTGAAAAGAACAAACGTTTTCAAATCAATATTGGTGCAACTGATGATGGGGGGCTAACTGATTTCTGTGAGTTAATTGTTGATGTGCTAGATATCAATGACAACAAGCCTGAAATAAACATAATGTCGAAATCAAATGTAATATCCGAAGATGCTGAACTAAATACAGTTGTTACAATGATAAATACGGAGGACAGAGACTCTGGAGAAAACGGGAACATAAAATGCTATTTGAATGAAAATGtgccttttattttgaaatcatcGACAGAGAATTTCTACAGCTTACTGACAGACAGTGAATTAGACAGAGAACGAGCCTCTGAGTATAACATAACAGTGACCTGCTCTGATGAAGGAGTCCCCTCCCTCTCCAGCAGCGTCACTCTCACCTTACAGATCTCTGATGTGAATGACAACGCGCCTGTCTTTGAGAGGAGCTCATATGAGGCCTACATTGTAGAAAACAACACACCAGGTCTCTCTATATTCACAGTGAAAGCCACAGATGCTGACTGGAACCAGAATGCCCGTGTTTCTTACATACTGGAGGACTCCTCTGTTAACGGAGTACCAGTCTCCTCATATGTGTCCGTTAGTGCTGATAGTGGAGTCATCCATGCAGTGCGCTCTTTTGACTACGAGCAGATCAAAGATTTCCATTTCCGGATCAAAGCGCAGGATGGAGGCTCTCCTCCACTCAGCAACAACGTGACTGTTAAGATCCTGATCCAGGACCAGAACGATAACCCTCCTCAGGTTCTGTACCCAGTCCAGACTGGTGGCTCTGTGGTGGCTGAAATGGTGCCTCGTTCAGCAGATGTGGGCTACCTGGTGACTAAAGTGGTGGCTGTTGATGTGGACTCTGGACAGAACGCCTGGCTCTCCTATAAACTGCAGAAAGCCACAGACAGGGCGCTGTTTGAAGTGGGCTTACAGAATGGAGAAATAAGAACTATCCGTCAGGTGACTGATAAAGATGCTGTGAAACAGAGACTGACTGTTATAGTGGAGGACAACGGGCAGCCCTCTCGTTCAGCTACAGTCATTGTTAACGTGGCGGTGGCGGACAGCTTTCCTGAAGTGCTGTCGGAGTTCACTGACTTTCCACACGATAAGGAGTACAATGATAACCTGACTTTTTACTTAGTGTTGGCTCTGGCTGTGGTCTCCTTCCTCTTCATCACGTGTTTAGTGGTTATTATATCAGTGAAGATCTACAGATGGAGACAGTCCCGCATCCTGTATCACTCCAGCCTCCCTGTGATTCCATATTATCCTCCACGTTACTCAGACACTTTGGGGACAGGGACTCTGCCACATGTGTACAACTACGAGGTGTGCAGGACGACTGACTCCAGAAAGAGTGACAATAAGTTCGGAGGAGCTGGTGGTCAGAACGTGTTGATAATGGATCCCAGTTCTACAGGTACGATGCAGCGAATACAGAGTGAGAAGAACATCCTGGATGAACCTGACTCTCCTTTGGAGGTTAGTTAA